The Nymphaea colorata isolate Beijing-Zhang1983 chromosome 7, ASM883128v2, whole genome shotgun sequence DNA window CAAGCCTTTGTCTTCCAATTTCTGTATCTGAGACATGATTTCTTTTCTATCAATCTCAAAGCGTACAATTGGTCTGCTCTGTACAGGAATGTAATAAACAGTTGGTATGTGCGCCATTGGAGAATCTTCATCTCAGAATTGTAAAGGATGTTCAACACAGCAAAATTTCAGTAATTCTACAACCTATGTGAATTTAGGCAAACAATCTATTCTTTGTCCTGGTAGTATATTTATGGCTTTAATGGCCTTGATCCTTTCGACTTCTTCATCAAACTCAAGTTCTTGCTTCATGATTTGAAGTAGAGTCATGTTTTTCGTCTTGacctctttgtttcttttcttgttttgcatcCTTCTAAAAGAGGCAGACAAACGCGGAACAACTTGTTGTTCTCTTTCTATCTTGAAAACAATACAGTCCCTACAAATGGTATATAGGTCTATTTCATCCAAAGTAACTGATCCTAGCCCAATGTCATGTCCAGCATCATCGATCTATACGAAGTTGGCACTGATCATTTACTCTCCTATTTTGATTGGTACATTTTGACGGGAATTTATCCTCAATTTTAGCttatcaaaaagagaaaaactaacaACCACTAAAACGAAGAAGAAACTACATCTTGGAAAATATCCTGCACATCTTTACACACGATTCTAAAATGCCTTCCATTAGTTGCACACATTCCTCAAAACCAATTTTAACAGCAGCAACCTACAAATTCAAGGATCAATAACTTAAAACACTTTATGGCCACtgtattttttttggcaaaccCAAAACCTTGAAACCCCTTCAAAACCTAGTTGAGGACAGCTagatttttaaattcttaataGAGGGTACCTCCTATGTAAATCCGATTTGTTGACATCGCAAGCATAGACATAATTTCCTGAAAGACAAATAGCAGTCACTTTTTCATTAGTATGTGCTAAAGCATATCAAGAGAAAAGAGTTTCAACAAACATGTAGTAGAGTAGAAAATAGGGTTTAGTTGAGTTCGATATCCAACCTTGACACAAAAACTAGATAAACATAGGCCGCTAACCTGTTGAAAATCAGTGGCCTTGTTCTATGAACTGGCAATTTCTAGTAGTTTGAGGAAAATAGACTAGATCTAGAAATTTTAGAACAGAACCAAATTGGTTTTTATTTAATAGTTACCAAAGCAGTTCCagataagaaaacaaaattttgaaggtggtcttatattttaaatgattttttatgtGGAGAAACTTTTCtaagaaaaaagagaacagCAGCTACAATTCCTACACTACCTTCAAAATGgtcctaaaatgaaaaattctatGCTCCCCCAAAAAAACTAATAgctagaaaaaagaagaaataaagactcaattaAACAATCAAACATAAGTGGACTTCTACTCTATCCCTACCTGTCTAATCTATCCTTCCTTGCACTTTAAGCTCACTAATTCAACAATTGGAGCAAAAAAAGTAGGAATAAAAAGAcaccaagaaaatgaggaaataaTCTTATGtttactaagttgaaccctATGCTTATTAACTATCAGATATAAAATCtgacacatgcacacacacacacacaaacacaaagaaaaaccaaatcGATAAAGCAAGCAATAGTACAAAGTGTACAAACCTTTCCACTATTGCCATGAGATAGACTCTACTTGAAAACTAAACAATGTTGGTCCTACCTAAGAAGCACTAGAAGTAATTTTGGTATACTTTTGTCGTGCCCAACaatggcaacaaaaatttggcATGGTTTTTATGTTAAATCTCTTTAAGATgatatttttgataaaaactAATAcagcaaattttaaatttataaccAAAGTCCAATAAGTGGCAAGTCCATATCGAATATGGGGAACAAACAGATATTAAGATGGACCCAAAAATGCTTTCTCTAATGCCAAACATATATTAAGATAGCCAAAAAACGCAAGATTCTCTAGATGCATCCGCCCTTTAATTTCTCCAAAAGTTCCTATGATCACCAACTAGGAAACAAATGAGACTTGGGAAATACATGCAAGAACTAGGTAAAAAATAGACTAATTGATTCCTAGAAACTTGTTTGGTTGCTGCAAGCAATTTATtttctgcacatatatgtaattTTCTCATAAACTTATAGCAAAAAATCTTtgttttcaatataaatttgcAATCACTTTGCAACCACTGGGTCAAATCAGATTTCTTGCAATAAAATAAGCTAAACCCAAGGATAACAGGTATTAGCAAGCAGAACAAATCAATTATCAAAGgttaaagtcacccaaacatCCACAATTTTGGAATAGAATTTTATGACAACAACAACTCTATCTCTACAGGTTAGGAGATTTCTGgtgtattgggtgtggttttcAAGCTCTTAGATGTACAAGCATAGCATTGGTTTCCTACCAAATTATGACAAaccaataaagagaaaacacaaacaaacaactGTTTACCTATCTTTATGCAAGTCATTATGAAATTCATTACACTCCATATGAATGGAATCTGTGTGAAGGGTAGCGGTTTTGGTAATAAGAAAATGACATCAGAGGGGTTGGGAGTTCCTCATACCGATAGATTTGGATTTATTCAAActtggatttaagatttgatCTATGAATACATATGCAATATAAATACAAGTGGTCtataaatatgcatatataactgATTTATACAAgtgatatataaatatatataatatacgtTAAAAAGGAGGATTTTCAGTGCAAGATAAGAAGACATGCCATAACTCTaactatattttatattttaagtcaaaaaatgaaaagataagaCATGCCATAACTCTaactatattttatattttaagtcaaaaaatgaaaagatagcaAGACAAATGCATATAAGATTTGACCGATAGGTTTGGATTTATTCAAActtggatttaagatttgatCTGTGAATACATATACAATATAAATACAAGTGGTCtataaatatgcatatataactgATTTATACAAGcgatatataaatatatataatttacgTTAAAAAGGAGGATTTTCAGTCCAAGATATGAAGACATGCCTTTTAGTAGCGTCTGTGCTAATTTAGCACGTCTTTttattccattttctttttattatattatccGTACGAGATATGGCACTGTGGATGTGGTACTAAGATGTCAGTGATGTTGGCTAAAAGTAGCAATAAATTCTTTGGTAAATAGTCCCTATTCCTTCTTCTCTCTTGCACACTCGATGGAGCTCATCTTTGGGGTGAGACTCTTCCGGCGGCTGCTTGCCGAACTCGCAGCGTCGACAGGAGGAGGTGGCGGCGAGCCGCCAAACGGGGCGTGAACTCGGACGAGGTCGTCATCCTGACGTCGCTACTCTGCACCCTCATCTGCCTCGTCGGCTGGGGCTTCATGACGCGCTGCGCCTGTTGGTGCCGCTTCGGCTTTAGCAGCGGCGGCAATGACGATTACGACGATGTAGAGACCAATAAGGGCCTCAAGCAAAAAGCCATCCGTGCTATTCCCGTCGGGGCCTTCGACGCCGGGGCCTGCAAGTCCACCAACTGCTCCATCTGCCTGTTCGAATTCCTCACCGGCGAGCAGGTGAGGGTCTTTCCCCTTTGTGGCCACTGCTTTCACCCATCCTGTATTGACACCTGGctctcctcccactcctcctgCCCATCCTGCCGCCGCCTTCTCCTCTCCCGAAAGACTGCCGCCCCTCCCCCTCCTCCGTCGCCACTGCCTCCAACCGTCCGGAGGTGCCAAAGATGCGGGTTGCCGGAGAATTGCTCTCAGGCGCCCGCCCCCGATGCCGCCGCCAGTGGCGCCGGTAGGGAATGTCGACCAAGAGTCAATTACAGAGAAGGTGATTCAGTAAAGCACGCTTTTGgttttctccctcctcctcctttgaCAGCATCTGCAACTTGTACAGGAAAAAAGCATGGCGGGTAGTTGGAAGCTATAAAGGTTATTGCCTTCGGATTGTTGCAGATCTTTTGCGTGGGAATTGACAGCAGTTTGGTACGGTCTTCATCGACAAGACTTACAAGGAAGACCTACCTAACCCTTTTAAGGCACCCATAAAACATCTTGGTGTTCATTTTCTAAACCTGCAGATTGTACGCTACAGAGGAACACCAGCAACGGTTTGAGACAACCAAAGCTGACCCGGTGACGCTAAACTTGTTTGGATCTCAATTTTGCATGTTGATTCAATTAAGATGGTTTCCTAAACTCCTAGATTTCTCTGTTTCAATTTGATGCTTagatactctctctctcgctagtGCTTTGGAGGGTTGTCTGGGGGAgttcatccatttctttttagaTCGTTACATCTTTCTGTGGTAGTAAAAACTCGTAGCAAGTTACGGTACTCTGCATCCAAGCCAATGTCAAAGTGGTATGTCAGTAGCCTCTGGAGCTTTCATTTCCGCTCTTTccctttgtcattttcaattgaAAGCCCGAGACTGAAAAGATGCAGTTGGTAGGAAGAGACGGATCGAATGAGCACATTGGGAGAAGTGTTCAATCAAAGATGGGAAGAACATATCAGCAAAAAGCAAGTATTGCTCCTCGGTCTAGGTTATGCAGATGAGCAGACAAATTATTGTTGATTTATAGTTGCAGGCAGAGTTCCCTGGTCTGGTATGCCGAGCTCTTGTTGGTATAAAAAAAAAGCGATTATTGTTCTCTCAATGGGGAAGCTATCAAACTTACGAGTCGTTTGACctcaaaaatggaaaatgtcGTCTGTcgtttaatttttcttcaacAGTAGTTCCTATTACTAAAGTAGTGTTTGATGGGCAGGTATTTTACTGTAGCAGTAGAaacatatttcaaattttcaaaacatttcttGTTTATCGAACAtagaaacttttttttacagTTAACATGAAAACGGGAAACATATTTCCGGAATTTTTTTTGGAGCCGTTGGGCTCAATCGTGGAAGGAGGGGGGGGGAGGGAAGGAGGCTGACGtgaggagaggggaaggaggcggaggtggTGAAGccaggaaggagggaggaggaaagggaaaggagggagaagaaaggggaaggagggatcatggaaggagggaggaggaaaggggaaggagggaggagaaagaggagaggaggaaaggggaagaacggaaggaggagaggggaaggagggatgaggaagaggggaaggaggaaaggggaaggaaggatagtagaaggagggaggaggaaatgGGAAGGAGGGAGGCGAAAGAGGGGAGGAGAAAAGGGGAAGAACAGAGGGAGGCGGAGGcgaaagaagggaaggagggaggagaaagaaaggggcggaggcggaagaagggaaggaggccGCTTCTTTCCCATTTCCATCAATTCTTCCTTTCTTGCAATCAAACGTAGAaatttaattttagaaaaataattctaagttatcaaacacaacatacatttgaaaatctaaaattttatttctaaaaaacCAATTCCATTGTTTCTAGAAATATGTTTCTaaccatcaaacactacctaaatTACATGAAACTCTGGGGTGGATACTCAACTCAGATTCTCTCCTATAGGACGTTTTATGTGGATTCAAAATTGGACTAACTACTGGGCACATGAaaactaaaacaagaaaaatgaaactcaTTCACACTTTGGTTGTCATCGATCTTTGTGTTCTTTTATGATATGTAAACTGTGCCACGGATCTTGTAGATATATTATGAGATGGATCTGCTTAATCGCACACCGGGTTCACGGCGTCAGAGTTTTACTTGTTTGATAATGAAACGATTCGGGGTCCTCCTATGTTTAGAATAACGCAAACGAAAGTCAGTCGACGAATATCATGAATACGACTATCCAAGTAATTTATACCCCCAAAGCTGCGGGCACGCAGATCAATTGGGCTGAATTGGTGCTGCTGATCCATATTATATTTTTTCgacaaaaaattacatttttctgAACCTAATCCTTGTTGATGAATCTCCCTTTATTTGACTGCTTCTTAAACTAAGTAGCCCATTAATTAACTAAAGTCTAAATAGGCCTGCACACCGAGTTGagtcaactcgagcttgacttgaactcgcacggctcgaactcgactcatttataaattagTTAAACCCGAAATCATAAACTAGTTGAGTTCAacaacttgactcgtttaaaccTGACTAGAATATAACGCTTGAATTGTACAAACCTGTTCGcgaaaccggttcaccggtttaaGGTAAAATCTATTTACCGAGGTCTTCTCTTCCCCTTCGGTCTTCACTCTTCCGTCTTTCCTACTGCTCTCTGtggctgcctctctctcttcccgtctgctctctctctcttcccatcttTCCTCTTCCGTCGACGACAGATGACCAGACCTGAGACCACCCTTCGCCTTCGGTCTTCCATCTTTCCAACTGCTCTCTATCTTCccgtctgctctctctcttctcgtcTTCCCTCTTCGATATGGAAGGCCGATGTACTTCTCTTGAAACCATTTTAAGAGATGCATGGGTTTTGTATCAAGTGTATCTCATCATACATCCCAAAATCGTAGATGTAGTATAAGGTTGCATCTGAAGATACACCTCTGATGAAAGTCAACAAGTGCCAAGACTTTCCTTTAAAACAGATAAAAGTTGAAAGCATATATCGCCAATTACTTAAAACTGATGTTAAAAGTAACCTTCCTCCCTTGATGGGAAATAATACAATTAGGGGTCAATTTATGTCTAAAAAAGACAAGATTGTTATGGGCTATCCTTCAAGGACCAAGATTATATAAAAAGTGAAGCTTCCTTGCAACAGTTGAGATGTTCATGGAGCAAAGTTTAATTATTGaaacttcttttcatttttgtattttgtcTAAGTATaatgaattaatttaagttgttAAGttataattttaattatttataatgaaatacatgttattcataaaacacttggCTCAAGATGGTCTGGACAAGGATAATCATAAGGGTAACTGGAAAGTTTGCAGAGTTTCCTTACATCTAAGATATGTAACAAAACCTTTATTTGAACAAGGTCAGTCCACTTTGATGTAGCCTCCCAAGATCTGTTTTACTGCCTATACCATAAACAAGTGACtaattgttttacttttacaaTACTCAAATAAGCTCTTAATGAACTACAGTTGATCCCCAGGCCCAAACAAAAGGTTCCATGATGACATTCCCAGAATGAGAACCTAATATGCTCAGACCAAAGCCACAAATATCAATTAATAGGTTttaaacagcaaggtttttctcaggtattttttcgcaaagctgaaaatcttggaaaatcTCATAAGAAACTCAgcaattttttagaaaagaaaattcctaaaaattaggaaaagtaaaataaatgcaaaactaacaagaagacataaaaactaacttgataaaatgataaaattgatgttttagtataatgaaaatgaagacaaataatttaagttttaaactttaaggcGAAAACAATGTAACATAATGagaaaaaacacgaaaaaaatgcaaaaaaaaaaatgaaaaattcattttggagttttttcaaagaaaaggagggaaaagacAGGTTTTTTTTAGTTGTCATTGTTTTTAACGTTCTTATCAgatctctttttgaaaaagatgggTTTTCTGTGGTTATGGCTCAAACCTATAGTTGAAGAGCAATAAAAGATGCAAACAACccaaaagaagcaaataaataaataaaattgtaATAATTCTATCAAAAAGAAGAGGAACTTCAATTAGCCAGATGTGAAATGCATCAAAAGGTGTTATGAACTTATGATATAAGACAACCATGGATCAAGAAACAGTGACACCTCTTCCCTTTTGGACCGTGAAACTTGACTGAGTCACGAAGATGACCTTCAAAGAAGACAAATCCATGTACCCATATGGCAGGGACCTCAGTCATCCAATTTGCTGGAGAAATGGGGCCAAACAAATGTTCTGATACTAGGAAAGGTCAGAGCCAACAAATTCAGCAATATGTATGCCGAATGTGATGTATCTTTATAATCAAATAAGCATAaatgctatgtcacacgggtactcctcttaaggaggagtacccgcacggtgCGGGAACGGTACCGGTACGCCCGTGGGTGTGCCTCTAGTGCGGCCAACGtggtaccgggtacggtcaatgTACCCGGGTTCAATTTCGTCCAAtttcggactcggtcaactttgaccaagtccatagttgtccattttttattttgacgattttaagtttttaacgttttaaacatcatctaacgttaaaatggttgaaaaccctaaacccctgcgacgtcttcttcctccttcgatGCATTTCTCACCGACTGCGGCAATCTCTTTGGCGACTGGCAACTACCGTGGAAGAATGGCGGCGACCGGCGACGGCAGGCGATCTCTGGCGACGGCAGGCAGCGTTGGCAATGgtattttgcttattttttgtgAATCCTCTCAACTAACGCTTGTGTTTTCGACGGTCGGCGGCAACTTGTTCCTCCGGCGCGATTACAACCATACGTTCGGTAGTTTTTGCGGTAgctttctctggttcttcaaatCACATCTTACagtctctttctttgttttattaatcTATTGTATGTCGTTGTGATTTcgtttttacgttttttttgttttcttgttgttcgtttaaaatttttaacgaTGCATCTTAATTTGGTCTGTCTTCTCAATAACTGAATGTTCTATTgactgtttttatttgttttttgtttctattttcttggtTTCGGTCGTCAAGACTCTGCCAGACAGCCACTCAAGGCTTATGAGTGCTGCTAAGCCTGCTATAAATACAGTTAGAACAGAAGAATAGCATTATAAGCTATAATGCTATGTTTCTATTCTAactgttatgtttttttttatcattaaaatgattaaatcagTAATTTTTTGTTACAGCCTGCACTgacttttactgttttacagTTTGACTTGTTTAGCATGTTCTGTTTACCTGTTTAGCATTTCCTCTTTAACCATGGCTTGAGTTGTGACTTGTTTATCAAGAAAGCTgaaatatttgtatgttaattacttccatactgtgttttggatcatgatttatgaatatgctattctgtttgtaattttttgatatgtatatgtgtgaatatgttattctgtttgaaattttttgatatatatatgtgtgaatatgttattcggtttgaaaatttgatatatatatatatatatggccgcGTGTGTATACGGCCGTACctccgcacctaaattttttgaaaatggtctgtacccgtacccgcaccggcacccgtacctgtacctatgtgacatagcataaATGTTAACAGATTGTAGACAAACATAAAGAATGAAGGGAAACTGCACCAAGCCCTAGAATACAGCCAAACAGCCCCGGTACTCTTGACCTGGTTCCATGCAAACTACATTGACTCCCATCCATATTTCACAAATTCGTGGATCAGAACTTGATATTCTATGTAATCATGAGAGCCATAGtcaatttattattattattttttaacaaaaaacaacatCATATATGGTATCAAACAGAAGGACCTTAACCAGAGACATGAAGAAGATGCACAAAATGCTAAAAAGCTAACATACGGAACAAAAGGGGGACTTTTCCAAGATAAAGCAAGGAGACTAGTGTCGTAATGTAACTGTAGAAACCATAGGTGCATATTCATGTTCCAATGCATATTACAATGTTCAAATATCTCACGCTTTTTTACACCATCACATATCCACACGAGCCTACGATATCCTTATCTTCACAGTTCTCGCACAAGTGATCAACTCAAGTTACCCAATCGTGCATCCGACATGAGCAGCCACTCATCCCAACTTCAACTTCGAAGAAGTCATACAAATTAATAGGTCTGCAGCCCCAGAGACTCCCCAAGCTCATAACTTGATCTACAGCACCATGAGCAATTACCTAAGTTGGCGATCTATGATGCTGCTGTAGACTATGCagcaagaaacagaagaagacaAACTAGCCAACTTGCAGTTAAGCCAGACAACAGAACCAGTCAACCAGACAATGAACAGAATTGAAATAAAGCCTGCCAGAGAAAATCTCAGCCATTCAGTGTAATCTTATCTTCAGTCTTATCAAATGATTCTAATATCATAAGGAGATGGCTTTCCCAAAGAATCCTGGCAGTTAAGCCTAGTAACCTAGAAGTATAAATCGCTCATCAGAAACACAAAGATCATTGTGTTTTTCCATGCCATGAGCTTTTAATCTCCATCATTACGTGGTAGGCCAGAACTTTGTGCAAGCATCGGAAGTAAAGCATAGCTGCATATAAAAGGAAATACAAGCAGATTAAGCAGGATAACGTTCTTTTATAACAATACCTATAAATATGCCTTATCCATTTTACTGAGTTAACCAGTCCCATCCATTCATTTTCCATGCTCTACAGTCTACTGATAACCTCCAGCAGTTCCTGGTAATTGTGGAAAATTTTAGATCTTTTCCCcataaaaaaccaaaacatttttgaaaaggtgGTCACTTTCATCTCAAgcatgattcttttttttttgggtgatatTTCCAAATCAAGACCAGCTTGTAAAGAGTGCCATATCATATTTGATAATAGCAGTTTTAATGACTCATTGACTCTTACTATTCTTTGACGAGTTTATGGAGAATGGAATGCAGAATCTTTATCAACATTTCTCTAACATGTATCATCTTAAGCAACATTCACCTTGAATTTCACGTCTGTCATGAATTCATGCCGATATAACATGTTTAATCTTTCACATGGCTCGTTACCATTAGCAATGGTATACCTCCTCTCCTGTTCACGTAATTAGTTCCTGACATCTGATTCTTACTAATATGGCTAAATTCATACCAGACCCACTAAGGGCCTTTGTCGGGTTGGGGCATTTTTTATAATTCCAAAACTTGGTCTCTGACCAGTGGTTACAATCTAGAATTTAGAAAGCTAGAATGACAGAGTTACCCTTCGCTCAACTACAGTTGTCTTCCTTCAAAAGCTCTAACGGTTTACTGCCTAAGAGTCCAATTTAGTTTAATGTCTTAAAACACTTAGACATCAGAATAGTGTTGTGAAATCAGTTTTTGAATCAAACTGTCCTCAAAAAGATTTAGAAAATCAGCCACACCAATTAACTAGAACCATTTTTGAGCTGAAAAAGTTACAcctttgttttatttgttttgtaaaatccaaaacatgaaaacaataaataatgaataagaATCAGAAGACTTGTCACCAACTCAACACAGAACAACTGGACACAATTAAAATAacttcattaaaaatttaatgaCACTGCTTTGGACTCATCCCATGTCAGTATGAATGACCATTCAGCACTGATAGTGGAAAATGACTTGAACACTAGCAAACAGGATGATAAACTCAAATAATCACGTTCTTGGACAAGTTTGCATTT harbors:
- the LOC116257341 gene encoding RING-H2 finger protein ATL74-like codes for the protein MTRCACWCRFGFSSGGNDDYDDVETNKGLKQKAIRAIPVGAFDAGACKSTNCSICLFEFLTGEQVRVFPLCGHCFHPSCIDTWLSSHSSCPSCRRLLLSRKTAAPPPPPSPLPPTVRRCQRCGLPENCSQAPAPDAAASGAGRECRPRVNYREGKKHGG